One Methylophilus sp. TWE2 DNA segment encodes these proteins:
- a CDS encoding GIY-YIG nuclease family protein codes for MLASQRNGTLYVGVTSNLVKRVWDHKSNLIDGFTKKYHVHHLVWYEQATTMQAAIAREKQLKAWKRQWKVELIETTNPYWNDLYEGLL; via the coding sequence ATGCTAGCCAGCCAAAGAAACGGCACACTGTATGTTGGCGTAACCTCAAACCTGGTAAAACGTGTATGGGACCATAAATCGAATTTAATTGATGGCTTCACTAAAAAATATCATGTACATCATTTAGTTTGGTATGAGCAGGCAACCACCATGCAGGCTGCCATTGCACGTGAAAAACAACTCAAAGCGTGGAAAAGACAGTGGAAAGTCGAACTCATTGAAACGACCAATCCATATTGGAATGATTTGTATGAGGGACTTTTATAA
- a CDS encoding type II and III secretion system protein family protein: protein MYPRLACFVFLMFALLGVVHAKNVSTIYVEAGFSVPVQLPEPATTIAIGNQEIISTSTLKPDLIIVNGQTAGATSITVFGRSGKLYEYRVQVGNDITQLRSMIRSLEKNVTVEDLNGTIVLKGTVSNPTALIRVLTLADRFVTGNNSLPDFSVISDRGGVLSGNLQEYETGVNEEISGVSPDPRLSIPTIPLAGGAGAGGAGGGGAGAGGGGAGGGGLRGGGVAGALRQPLMPIKGNLAQNISRGEIVVVGNGRVMSLIKVAKQPKVEIQMQIIGIDRNKTDSYGLDWRLDTQSNGRVVTVGSVMGDVSPSGGNSPDQLANNGFDPGNSSIFAFVNNPGKYALSAFMRFLQQKGAAKTLSNPLVTAVSGESASFLVGGNIPIPVQTQTVNQVTATTATNVRFIQFGLKLIVRPTVLENGKISIVLDQSISEPDYSQSITLLGARIPGFNQRSVSTLTESASGETWAVAGLLSEENTRNLSQIPWLSKVPVLGWLFKNSSDAKTRNELMILVNARVIEGDNNTKTSFEGEGDLAPSDNGGSAEQDNIPLPEEGGQLNKSVNVNEEPRKSRLNTGNTNDQVRSLDLPEVIAPPVNRGPKKPKYKEQPPAETGESYINQDSLAIYSPVIKDLLSRPLPRAGQEHQVVATSAKLIGIEGKLISYEEFPNPVFANNEQIQSPAENKPGVDGTVTDINQYSLTSVNQFSDSHFKNDQLHVEMANGSACSGFSTNHLGSGSTLAGHWMAGLIFTPIHAKIMNDSDGTYTAPIFAQGFEALSAKK from the coding sequence ATGTATCCTAGACTGGCTTGTTTTGTTTTTTTGATGTTCGCACTGTTGGGTGTAGTGCATGCTAAAAATGTTTCGACGATTTATGTTGAGGCAGGCTTTTCTGTTCCAGTTCAGTTGCCCGAACCGGCAACTACCATTGCCATAGGCAATCAAGAGATCATTTCAACCAGTACGCTTAAGCCAGATTTGATCATTGTTAATGGTCAGACTGCGGGCGCAACCTCAATCACGGTGTTTGGCCGCAGCGGCAAGCTCTATGAGTATAGGGTACAGGTAGGTAACGATATTACCCAGTTGCGGTCAATGATTCGCTCACTTGAAAAAAATGTAACCGTGGAAGATTTAAACGGGACTATTGTGCTCAAAGGCACAGTTTCTAATCCTACCGCACTTATCAGAGTGCTTACCTTGGCAGATCGTTTTGTGACCGGCAACAATTCATTGCCCGATTTTTCTGTGATCAGTGATCGTGGTGGTGTTTTGTCAGGGAACCTGCAAGAGTATGAAACCGGAGTGAATGAGGAGATTAGCGGAGTTTCTCCTGACCCAAGGTTATCAATTCCAACAATACCGCTAGCGGGTGGGGCTGGCGCAGGTGGCGCAGGCGGCGGGGGAGCAGGTGCAGGCGGTGGTGGCGCAGGCGGCGGTGGTTTGCGCGGTGGTGGCGTAGCCGGGGCTTTGCGCCAGCCACTGATGCCGATTAAAGGGAATTTGGCGCAAAATATATCTCGAGGCGAAATCGTGGTTGTTGGTAATGGACGCGTGATGAGCCTGATCAAAGTCGCCAAACAACCTAAAGTTGAAATTCAGATGCAAATTATCGGGATTGATCGTAATAAAACCGATTCATATGGGCTGGATTGGCGCTTGGATACCCAGTCAAATGGGCGTGTTGTTACGGTTGGGAGTGTAATGGGCGATGTCTCGCCATCTGGAGGCAATAGTCCGGATCAACTCGCAAATAACGGTTTCGATCCTGGAAATTCTTCAATATTTGCTTTCGTAAATAATCCTGGCAAGTATGCTCTGTCAGCATTTATGCGCTTTTTGCAGCAAAAAGGGGCAGCAAAAACACTTTCCAACCCTTTGGTAACAGCTGTTAGTGGCGAGTCGGCAAGCTTTCTTGTTGGTGGGAATATTCCAATTCCCGTGCAAACTCAGACTGTGAACCAAGTCACTGCTACAACAGCTACGAATGTGCGCTTTATTCAGTTTGGCCTTAAATTGATTGTGAGACCGACTGTACTAGAGAACGGCAAAATTTCAATTGTTTTGGATCAATCTATTTCTGAACCTGATTATTCTCAGTCAATTACACTGCTTGGTGCCAGAATTCCTGGCTTCAATCAGAGAAGTGTAAGCACGCTGACCGAATCTGCAAGTGGGGAAACGTGGGCGGTCGCTGGCTTACTTTCAGAGGAGAATACGCGAAACCTCTCCCAAATTCCATGGTTATCTAAAGTGCCAGTGCTTGGATGGTTGTTTAAAAACAGCAGTGACGCCAAAACCAGAAATGAATTAATGATTCTTGTGAATGCAAGAGTTATTGAGGGTGACAACAACACCAAGACCAGTTTTGAGGGTGAAGGTGATTTGGCCCCTTCAGATAATGGCGGAAGTGCTGAACAGGATAACATTCCACTACCCGAGGAGGGTGGGCAGCTTAACAAGTCTGTCAATGTTAACGAAGAGCCAAGAAAATCTAGATTAAACACTGGCAATACTAATGATCAGGTTCGTTCTTTGGACTTACCTGAAGTCATCGCACCTCCCGTTAATAGGGGCCCCAAAAAACCTAAATACAAAGAGCAGCCTCCAGCTGAGACTGGTGAGTCATATATAAATCAGGATTCGTTGGCCATTTACTCACCGGTTATCAAGGATTTACTGTCAAGACCTTTGCCTCGTGCGGGTCAAGAGCATCAGGTCGTTGCAACAAGCGCCAAGCTGATTGGTATTGAGGGAAAACTCATTTCTTATGAGGAGTTTCCTAATCCTGTCTTTGCCAACAATGAGCAAATCCAGAGTCCTGCTGAAAACAAGCCCGGTGTAGATGGCACTGTGACTGATATCAACCAATATAGCTTGACGTCAGTAAATCAGTTTTCTGACAGTCATTTTAAAAATGACCAGCTTCATGTTGAAATGGCTAACGGCTCTGCGTGTTCTGGCTTTTCTACCAACCATTTAGGCTCGGGTAGCACATTGGCTGGTCACTGGATGGCAGGTTTGATATTTACTCCGATTCACGCAAAAATCATGAACGATTCGGACGGCACGTACACTGCTCCAATTTTTGCACAGGGCTTTGAAGCATTGAGTGCAAAAAAATGA
- a CDS encoding M48 family metallopeptidase, whose translation MNKKKWLIAGVLVFIVFFSITFIKNWSVAVSGNLVEKYAPVIKRLKNDPKSARIQCPEMITKLEKSLPELALSKDKLQKPRAQKLIADCAFAIGDYEKAIVYLKALYTLDPNNAQWYWKIADAYTRAGKFGDSLNYARLSTQLDPQNFKYNLLHARILAKLGLKNRAVTAYAQTIKVAPFDKIEPTKKELARFLDRIEAKNDEDQKQDE comes from the coding sequence ATGAATAAAAAGAAATGGTTAATTGCAGGGGTGCTAGTATTTATTGTCTTCTTTAGCATCACGTTTATAAAAAACTGGAGTGTTGCTGTATCTGGTAACCTCGTTGAAAAGTATGCTCCTGTGATCAAGCGATTAAAAAATGATCCCAAATCAGCGCGTATTCAATGCCCAGAAATGATTACGAAGTTAGAAAAAAGTTTGCCAGAACTGGCGCTAAGTAAAGACAAACTTCAAAAACCGCGCGCGCAAAAGTTGATTGCCGATTGTGCCTTTGCAATCGGTGATTATGAAAAGGCGATTGTGTATTTAAAAGCTTTGTACACGCTCGATCCAAATAATGCACAGTGGTATTGGAAGATTGCGGATGCTTACACGCGAGCTGGAAAGTTTGGCGATTCTTTAAATTATGCCCGTCTTTCGACGCAACTTGACCCGCAGAATTTCAAATATAACCTGTTACATGCCAGGATACTTGCAAAGCTTGGGCTAAAAAACAGGGCTGTCACAGCATATGCACAGACAATAAAGGTTGCTCCTTTTGACAAGATTGAGCCAACCAAAAAGGAGTTGGCTCGGTTTCTTGACAGAATCGAAGCTAAAAACGATGAAGATCAAAAGCAGGATGAGTAA
- a CDS encoding P-loop NTPase, with product MRILIISAHPTFRQQVQAACLRFENTAVSLRTAESMGQGIELALQFEAQLVFLDLTRNHEAGMLTLEQLSQVKNRLVAVSADKMGTDLMARAIRTGAGELLAQPVSDDDVFAIIEKAMHLQSDNVVLQPLRSGKSIMCFSSKGGVGKTSMSCNLAVILSEIYGAGKIALIDANIQAPNVAPMLDLRPVSWLKDAVAEYKRLDSQLLGDFMTTHEPSGVHVLAHNTNDPLGVDYTEDQLTKILLVAKGTYEWTVVDTFPLLSSLNLSLMDLCDEIILVTEAVVPSLRSAKHNLEILQQAGYGENRIRVVLNRFTNFEGNISPELCAEALAWPIEQIIPYDVHATIATNAGKPYTQMYPDRRISSAVRNLAAKIAQTEVMAETVETSIEKYWRQFKNWMDI from the coding sequence ATGCGCATTTTGATTATTAGTGCTCATCCAACCTTCCGACAGCAAGTACAGGCTGCATGTCTTAGGTTTGAAAATACTGCAGTCAGTCTCCGAACCGCGGAGTCTATGGGGCAAGGGATAGAGTTGGCGCTCCAGTTTGAGGCTCAGCTTGTTTTTCTTGATTTGACACGAAATCACGAAGCGGGGATGCTCACACTTGAACAGCTATCTCAGGTGAAAAATCGTCTGGTGGCAGTGAGTGCGGATAAGATGGGAACAGATCTTATGGCGCGTGCGATTCGAACAGGCGCTGGTGAGCTGCTTGCACAACCTGTTTCAGATGATGATGTATTTGCGATTATTGAAAAGGCAATGCACCTGCAAAGTGACAATGTTGTGTTGCAGCCGCTACGGTCAGGTAAATCTATCATGTGTTTTTCCAGTAAAGGGGGCGTTGGGAAAACCTCCATGTCCTGTAATCTTGCTGTTATCTTGAGTGAGATTTATGGCGCAGGAAAAATCGCGTTGATTGATGCCAACATTCAAGCGCCTAACGTTGCACCCATGCTCGATTTGCGCCCTGTAAGCTGGCTCAAGGATGCTGTTGCAGAATATAAACGTCTTGATAGCCAGTTGCTTGGTGATTTTATGACTACACATGAGCCGAGTGGTGTACATGTGCTGGCACACAATACTAATGATCCGCTTGGCGTTGACTACACAGAAGATCAACTGACAAAAATTCTATTGGTCGCAAAAGGAACTTATGAGTGGACTGTGGTTGACACATTTCCTCTGCTTTCAAGTTTAAATTTGTCACTCATGGATTTGTGTGACGAAATAATATTGGTGACTGAGGCTGTTGTTCCTTCTTTACGTAGTGCAAAACATAATCTGGAAATTCTTCAGCAGGCTGGCTATGGCGAAAATCGAATTCGTGTTGTTCTGAATAGATTCACTAATTTCGAAGGCAATATTTCACCTGAGTTGTGTGCCGAAGCTTTGGCATGGCCCATCGAGCAGATTATTCCATATGATGTTCACGCAACGATTGCAACAAATGCAGGTAAGCCATACACCCAAATGTATCCTGACAGGCGCATTAGCTCTGCTGTACGAAATTTGGCTGCAAAGATTGCGCAAACAGAGGTCATGGCAGAAACTGTCGAGACATCAATAGAGAAATATTGGCGGCAGTTCAAAAACTGGATGGACATTTAA